The Pan paniscus chromosome 1, NHGRI_mPanPan1-v2.0_pri, whole genome shotgun sequence genome has a segment encoding these proteins:
- the TTLL10 gene encoding inactive polyglycylase TTLL10 isoform X2 has protein sequence MAHSCTRFIHRRGPPTRTRAGSKRGKRPRIQQRPRARVSGPAHERPMGSSQEEGLQCQPSQPDHDAGGHCGPDLEGAERASATPGPPGLLNSHRPADSDDTNAAGPSAALLEGLLLGGGKPSPHSTRPGPFFYIGGSNGATIISSYCKSKGWQRIQDSRRGDYTLKWCEVKSRDSYGSFREGEQLLYQLPNNKLLTTKIGLLSTLRGQARAMSKASKVPGGAQARLEKDAAAPTLEDLPWTSPGYLRPQRVLRMEEFFPETYRLDLKHEREAFFTLFDETQIWICKPTASNQGKGIFLLRNQEEVAALQAKTRSMEDDPIHHKTPFRGPQARVVQRYIQNPLLLDGRKFDVRSYLLIACTTPYMIFFGHGYARLTLSLYDPHSSDLSGHLTNQFMQKKSPLYMLLKEDTVWSMEHLNRYINDTFWKARGLAKDWVFTTLTVRPLCPPVWE, from the exons ATGGCCCACAGCTGCACCCGGTTCATCCACCGCCGGGGACCACCCACTCGGACCCGAGCCGGCTCCAAGAGGGGCAAGAGGCCAAGGATCCAGCAGAGGCCTCGGGCTCGAGTCTCAG GCCCGGCCCACGAGAGGCCAATGGGGAGCAGTCAGGAGGAGGGACTCCAGtgtcagccaagccagccagacCACGACGCAGGTGGACACTGTGGGCCGGACCTGGAGGGGGCAGAAAGAGCCTCTGCCACACCCGGACCCCCTGGGCTCCTGAACAGCCACCGGCCTGCAGACTCGGATGACACTAACGCCGCCGGGCCCTCAGCTGCCCTCCTGGAGGGGCTCCTGCTGGGGGGTGGGAAGCCATCACCCCACAGCACCCGGCCGGGGCCCTTCTTCTACATCGGAGGCAGCAACGGGGCCACAAT CATCAGCTCCTACTGCAAAAGCAAGGGCTGGCAGCGCATCCAGGACAGCCGCCGGGGCGACTACACGCTGAAGTGGTGTGAGGTCAAGAGCCGAGACAGCTACGGCAGCTTCCGGGAAG GAGAGCAGCTGCTGTACCAGCTTCCCAACAACAAGCTCCTCACCACCAAGATCGGGCTGCTCAGCACCCTTCGGGGACAGGCACGGGCCATGAGCAAGGCCAGCAAGGTGCCGGGGGGGGCCCAGGCCAG GCTGGAAAAGGATGCAGCAGCGCCCACCCTGGAGGACCTCCCGTGGACAAGCCCAGGATACCTCAGGCCACAGAG GGTCCTGAGAATGGAAGAGTTTTTCCCGGAGACCTATCGCCTGGACCTCAAACACGAGAGAGAGGCCTTTTTCACCTTGTTTGATG AAACCCAGATATGGATCTGCAAGCCCACAGCCTCCAACCAGGGCAAAGGCATCTTCCTGCTCCGGAACCAGGAGGAAGTTGCCGCCCTGCAGGCCAAGACCCGGAGCATGGAGGACGACCCCATCCACCACAAGACGCCGTTCCGGGGGCCTCAGGCGCGGGTGGTGCAGAG GTACATCCAGAACCCGCTGCTGCTGGACGGGAGAAAGTTTGACGTGCGCTCCTACCTGCTCATTGCCTGCACCACACCCTACATGATCTTCTTTGGCCACGGCTATGCTCGCCTCACCCTTAGCCTCTACGACCCCCATTCCAGCGACCTCAGCGGCCACTTGACCAACCAG TTCATGCAGAAGAAGAGCCCTCTGTACATGCTGCTGAAGGAGGACACGGTGTGGAGCATGGAACACCTCAACCGCTACATCAATGACACGTTCTGGAAGGCCCGGGGCCTCGCCAAGGACTGGGTCTTCACCACCCTCACGGTGCGTCCACTGTGCCCTCCAGTCTGGGAGTGA
- the LOC112440489 gene encoding uncharacterized protein LOC112440489, whose protein sequence is MGHPSQGGLGLGEPLQLYSVSLSPAAQRQPLSTCTASASLHLHSVSLSTGTTAASLHLHSGSLSPPAQRQPLSTCTASASPQAQRQPLSTCTASASPPAQRQPLSTCTASASPQAQRQPLSTCTASASLHLHSVSLSTGTVSASLHLHSVSLSTGTAAASLHLHSVSLSPPAQRQPLSTCTAAASLHLHGGSLSPPAQRLGAAASQGCCKDGVSTCNVRTAPATHCAVCRAVVMVTVGVRERQRAQGQLRIGGNTSTCEKQGDRQL, encoded by the exons ATGGGGCACCCGTCCCAGGGAGGCCTTGGCCTTGGAGAG CCTCTCCAGCTGTACAGCGTCAGCCTCTCTCCAGCTGCACAGCGTCAGCCTCTCTCCACCTGCACAGCGTCAGCCTCTCTCCACCTGCACAGCGTCAGCCTCTCCACAGGCACAACGGCAGCCTCTCTCCACCTGCACAGCGGCAGCCTCTCTCCACCTGCACAGCGTCAGCCTCTCTCCACCTGCACAGCGTCAGCCTCTCCACAGGCACAGCGGCAGCCTCTCTCCACCTGCACAGCGTCAGCCTCTCCACCTGCACAGCGGCAGCCTCTCTCCACCTGCACAGCGTCAGCCTCTCCACAGGCACAGCGGCAGCCTCTCTCCACCTGCACAGCGTCAGCCTCTCTCCACCTGCACAGCGTCAGCCTCTCCACCGGCACAGTGTCAGCCTCTCTCCACCTGCACAGCGTCAGCCTCTCCACCGGCACAGCGGCAGCCTCTCTCCACCTGCACAGCGTCAGCCTCTCTCCACCTGCACAGCGTCAGCCTCTCTCCACCTGCACAGCGGCAGCCTCTCTCCACCTGCACGGCGGCAGCCTCTCTCCACCTGCACAGCGGCTGGGAGCAGCAGCCTCGCAGGGTTGCTGCAAAGATGGAGTTTCCACATGTAATGTCAGGACAGCACCTGCCACACACTGCGCAGTCTGCAGGGCTGTGGTGATGGTGACTGTGGGGgtgagggagaggcagagagctCAGGGACAGCTCAGGATAGGCGGGAACACAAGCACATGTGAAAAGCAAGGCGATCGCCAACTCTGA